In the Pseudonocardia sediminis genome, CCTCGGAGAGCTCGTGGCCGTGCAGCGGGTAGCCCATCTCGGTGCGCAGCGTGTCCCGCGCGGCCAGGCCACAGGGGCCGCCGCCGACGGCCCGCACCCCGTCCAGCAGCGCGTCCCACATCGCCGGGGCGGCCGCGGCGTCGAGGACGATCTCGTATCCCAGCTCACCGGTGTAGCCGGAGCGGCAGACGCGGACGGCGCCGCCCTCGAGGTCGCGGAACGCCATGTAGTCCAGGCCGTCGATCTCCCCAGCGGCGTCGCCCAGCGCGGCGGCCAGCGCCTCACCGGCCCGCGGTCCCTGCACGGCGAGCACGGCCAGCTCGCGGTGCCGGTCGGTGACGGTGACGCCGTCCGGGGCGCCGTCGAGCAGCATCTCCACGATCCGGGTCGAGTTGGCGGCGTTCGGGACGAGCAGGACCTCGTCCGGGCCGGCGAGGTAGGCGATCATGTCGTCGATGACGCCGCCGTCGGCGTTGCAGGCCAGCGTGTACTGCGCCCTGCCCGGGCCGATCTTCTCCAGGTCGGCGGTGAGGCAGGCGTTGACGTGCGCCGCCGCGCCGGGACCGGACACCGGGACGGTGCCCAGGTGGCTGACGTCGAACAGCCCGGCGCTCTCCCGGACCGACGTGTGCTCGGCGACCGTGCCGGCCGGGTAGGAGATCGGCATCGACCACCCTCCGAACTCCCCCATCGTGGCGTCGAGGGCGGTGTGCCGGTCGTGCAGCGGGCTGGAGATCAGGTCGAGGTCCGTCACGGGGTCAGACCGTACCCGGCTATGCCGCCCGTTCCCCGGTCTCGCCGGGACGGGGCAGCTCGTCGTCGCCGCTCGCACGGGACGTGCGGGCCACGAGCGTGCTGAGCAACCAGCCCGCGACGAGCAGCACCGCGGTCGAGGCCGGTGCCCAGGTCGGCAGGCTCACCGCCAGCACGAGGCACAGCACCCCGCCGACGACGCCGACGACCAGCGTCCGCACCGACCGCCCGGGCAGCCGCAGCGCGGCGCCGTGCAGCAGCGCGTAGTGCACCAGCACCGCGCACGCCGAGACCGCCAGCGCGGTGACCGGCCCGACCAGCACCGTGACCAGCACGACGAGCAGCCCGCCGAGGAGGTCGGAGACCCACGGCGTGCCCCGTGACCCGGTCCGGGCCAGGAACCGGGGCAGCTCGCCGTCACGCGCCATCCGGGCGGCGTTCTGCGAGCCCCGCGACAGCACGGCCAGCAGCGCCGACCCGGTGGCCACCGCCGCCCCGACCCGGACGAGCACGCCCAGCGCGGGGCTGCCGCCGGTGTCGATCAGAGACGCCAGCGGGGTCGGCGAGGTCGAGAGGCGGTCGACGCCGAGACCGTTCAGCAGGGCCCCGGACACGGCGAGGAAGATCACGCCCGCGATCACCACGGCGATCGTCGACGCCCGCCGGACGGTGCGCAGCGGGTCCCGCAGGCTGCCCCCGAGCTCGGCGACCCGCGACGTCCCGGCGAAGGCGAAGAACACGAACGCGGCGGCGGTCAGCACCCCGAACGCGCTCCCCGGTACGGCGGCCTGCAGGGTCGCCACCGGCAGCTCCGCCGACGTCCCGGCCGCGGCCGCCGACTCCAGCGCGGCCGACGGACCCGACGGCCCGGACGGGAACGCGCCGACGATCGTGACCATCAGCAGGACGACCGCCGCCCCGGCGACCAGCCCGCGGCAGGCGCTCACCGAGATCCGCACCCCGGCCGCGTTCAGCCCGATCACCACCAGCACCGCGAGGATCGCCACCGGCACCGGCTGCGACGGCAGTACGTAGGCGCCGAACACCCCCGCCGCGGCGGCCGCGGCGGCCCCGCGGGCGACCAGGCGGGCGACGCCGGCCAGGCGTCCGGCCGCGGGCGGCAGGTCCGTCGGCACCAGCCCACCCCCACCCGGACGGGCGGCGGTCAGGTCGGCGATCGCGGAGACGTTGCACAGCGCCACGACCAGGGCGAGGAGGACGGCCAGCGGCAACCAGGGCCCCGCGGCGGCCGCGGCGGGCGCGAACGCCGCGTACAGGCCGGTACCGAGCATCGCGGCGAGCGCCACGACGACGGCCGTCGCGGTACTCACTCGGTGCAGAGGTCCGGGCACCGCGCCACCATGCCATCCGACCCTGTGTCAAGGGGCGCCGCGGGGGTGTCATTAGCATTTCGGTCCGGTCTCGGCGTGCCGCGACGTGCACTCCGGGAGACAGTGACCTCCTTCCCGGACCCCTCCCCACGACCGTCACAGGAGCCGCCCGTGCCTTCGCAGCCGTCCTCCCCGCAGGCCACCCCCGGCCCGGCCACCCCCGCGCCGCAGCTGCGCGCCCTCTCCGGCTCCGCGGCCACCGCGGAGGCCGACGCGCTCGTGGTCGGCCTGTACGCCGGGGAGAACGGGGCCGACGAGGCGGCGAAGGAGGGCGCGCCCAAGCCCGCACCCGTCCTCGCCCCCGGTGCCGACGACGTCGACGCGGCGTTCGGCGGCGAGCTCGCGGCGCTGCTGGCGACGGTCGGGGCCACCGGCAAGGCCGAGCAGGTCGTGAAGCTCCCGACCCGCGGTGCGGTGTCCGCGCCGCTGCTCCTCGCCGTGGGGCTCGGTAAGGCGGCCGAGGCGAACGACGACGTCGTGCGCCGCGCGGCCGGGTCCGCGGCCCGCGCGCTGGCCGGCAGCGCACACGTCGTCAGCACGCTCGGTGCCGTCGACGCCGGGGCCGCGGTGCAGGGCGCCGTGCTCGGCGGCTACGTGTTCGACGAGTTCCGCTCCCGGGCCGACTCCTCGTCCGCGCCCGCCGCGCTGCTCGAGGTGACCGGGACCGACGAGGAGACGGTGCGCCGCGCCGGGCTCGTCGCCGACGCCGTCCGCACGGCGCGGGACCTGGTCAACACCCCGCCGTCGGCGCTGTACCCGGAGACGTTCGCGGCGCGTGCCGTCGCGCTCGGCGAGGACGCCGGCCTGACGGTCGAGGTGCTCGACGACACCGAGCTCCGCGAGGGCGGCTACGGCGGGATCACCGGCGTCGGGCAGGGCTCCTCGCGCGGGCCGCGGCTGGTCCGGCTCAGCTGGACCGGCGGTGCGTCGCCGCGGGCGAAGGTCGCTCTCGTCGGCAAGGGCATCACGTTCGACACCGGCGGTATCTCGATCAAGCCCGCCGCGAACATGGACCACATGACCTCGGACATGGGCGGTGCCGCGGCGGTGATCGCCGCGACCGTCCTGGCCGCGCGCCTGGAGCTGCCGGTCGCCGTCACCGCGACCGTGCCGATGGCCGAGAACATGCCGTCGGACACCGCCTACCGGCCCGGTGACGTGCTCACCATGTACGGCGGCAAGACCGTCGAGGTGCTCAACACCGACGCCGAGGGACGGCTCGTGCTCGGCGACGCGATGGTCCGCGCCGGCGAGGACTCCCCCGACTACCTGATCGAGACCTCGACGCTGACCGGTGCCCAGCTGGTCGCGCTCGGCGGCCGCACCGCCGGGATCATGGGGGCCGCGGAGTTCCGGGACCGGGTCACCGCGCACGCCATCGCCACCGGTGAGGACGGCTGGGCGATGCCGCTGCCCGAGTACCTCCGCGCCGACCTGGACTCGCGTGTCGCCGACATCGCCAACGTCACCGGGAACCGCTTCGGCGGGATGCTCGCGGCGGGGCTGTTCCTGCGCGAGTTCGTCCCGGCCGGGGTGCCGTGGGCGCACATCGACGTCGCCGGCCCGGCCTTCAACACCGGCGGGGCGCGCGGCTACACGACCAAGGGCGGCACCGGCGTCCCGGTCCGCACGATCCACGCCGTCCTGGAGGACATCGCCGCCAACGGCTGACCCGGTGCGGCGTGCAGGCGAGACGGTGTCGCCAGACCTCACCCTCCCCGCCCGTTCGTGAGATCATTCCGACCCTTGGGAGGGGGGCCGGGTGGAGACGTTCGGGAGTTACCGGCTGATCGAACAGGTCGGCCACGGCGGCATGGGTGAGGTCTGGAAGGCACAGGACACCCGGATGGACGACCGCTGGGTGGCGCTCAAGAGACTTCTCCCGGACCTCGCCGACCAGGCGGAGTTCCGGCGCCGTTTCCAGCTCGAGGGCAACATCGCGGCGAAGCTGAGCGAGGTCCACGTCGTTCCGGTGCACTCCGTCGGCGAGATCGACGGGCAGCTGTACATCGACATGCGCTGGATCGAGGGCGCGACGCTCAAGGCCAGGATGCTCACCGCTCACCCAACTCCCAAGGCCGCAGTGGAGATCGTCGCCGACGTCGCGGGGGCGCTCGACGCAGCACACGCCGCGGGTCTGGTCCACCGCGACGTCAAGCCTGCGAACATCATGCTGACGCCGAACGGCCACACCTACCTGATCGATTTCGGCCTCGGTCGCGGGGTCAACCAGGGCGACGGCCTGTCGCTCACCCGGCCGGGCCACGTGTGGGGAACCCCTGGCTACATCGCGCCGGAGCGCATGGCCGGCGTCCCGGACGGGCCGCGTGGCGACGTGTACTCGCTGGCCTGCGTGCTGTTCGAGCTGTTGGCCGGCTCACGTGCGTTCCCCGACGGCGACGTGAACGACGACGAACGCCCGGATCCGTCTGCGCTCCGGTCCGACATCCCGAAGGCGCTCTCCGCGGTCGTCCGGCGCGGTATGGATCGGGATCCCGAGCGACGCCACGGCTCGGCGGGTGAGTTCGCCCACGCCGCGCGCAAGGCGCTGAAGGGCAAACGGCGCGACCGCCCGACCTCGCCGAGGGCACCCGGCGGCGGATCCGCGAGCGCCGGTCACGGCCCCGGCGGAACCAAGATCGACCGGCCGCGCGCGGCTACCGCTTCACCCCGCTCGGGTACGGCTTCGAAATTGTTCGCCGGCGCCCTCGTGGTGAGCCTGACCGCCGCGGTCGTCTGGTTTACCACCGGCCCGTCCGGAGACCAGGATGCTGCCGCTCAACTGCCCGCGATCCAGGTCGCCCGGTCCCCGGGCTCGGTCGCGGTGACACCCGACGGCCGTACGCTCGTCGTTCCGGACTCCGAGCGCGGGACCGTCAACGTCGCGGACCTGAAAACCCGAGCGGTGGTCGACCAGATCCAGGTGGGAGCCGACCCCAGGGCCGTGGTTCTCGACCGTTCCGGACGTCGCGCCTACGTGACCAACGCCGGCTCGGGCACCCTCTCGGTGATCGACGTGCCGGGCCGGAAGATCGCCGCGACGATCCGGGTCGGCGACTCCCCGACGTCGGCGATCCTGCAGAACGACGGGTCACGCATCTTCGTCGGCAATGAGGGGTCGGCGGACGTCGTCGTCGTCGACACGCGGACGAACGCGGTCGTGGACACGATCGGGATCGGGTTCTTGTGGACGACGGAGGTACACGGGCTCGCGTTGTCCCAGGACGGCACGCGTCTGCTCGCCACGGTCGACACGGACCTGGGTTCCGACACCGTCGCCGTGATCGACGTCCGCGAGGGGCGGGTCCAGCGGGAGATCGAGGTCGGCGATGAGCCGCGCGGTGTCGCGATCAGCGCCGACGGAAAACAGGGGTACGTCGCGAACTCCGACTCCGGGACCGTCTCGGTCGTCGATCTGACCAACTCGGCGGTCGTGACCGACGTCGAGATCGGCGGGGCACCCACCGAGCTCGTACGACGGCCGGACGGGAAGGCCGTCTACGTGACGAACCCCTCCGGCGGTGTGGCGACGCTCGACACGGCCACCAATCGCGCCCCGTCCGAACGGCTCGCCGGCGACACCACGGCGACCGAGATGGCCCTGGCGCCGGATGGCCGGTCCGCCTACCTCGTCGGACCGGGAAGTCCGGAACTCAATGTCGTCGACCTGCCCTGAGCTCGCCGAGTCCCGCCGAGTGGCCGGCGGGTCCACCGGCCACACCTCGG is a window encoding:
- the gcvT gene encoding glycine cleavage system aminomethyltransferase GcvT; protein product: MTDLDLISSPLHDRHTALDATMGEFGGWSMPISYPAGTVAEHTSVRESAGLFDVSHLGTVPVSGPGAAAHVNACLTADLEKIGPGRAQYTLACNADGGVIDDMIAYLAGPDEVLLVPNAANSTRIVEMLLDGAPDGVTVTDRHRELAVLAVQGPRAGEALAAALGDAAGEIDGLDYMAFRDLEGGAVRVCRSGYTGELGYEIVLDAAAAPAMWDALLDGVRAVGGGPCGLAARDTLRTEMGYPLHGHELSEEISPLQAGSGWAVGWDKPAFWGREALTAERERGPARRLRALRATGRGVPRAGMSVLPAGGGEPIGVVTSGTFSPTLRTGIALALVDTEAGVKPDDAVQIEVRGRALAADVVKPPFVTSHVR
- a CDS encoding APC family permease, which encodes MSTATAVVVALAAMLGTGLYAAFAPAAAAAGPWLPLAVLLALVVALCNVSAIADLTAARPGGGGLVPTDLPPAAGRLAGVARLVARGAAAAAAAGVFGAYVLPSQPVPVAILAVLVVIGLNAAGVRISVSACRGLVAGAAVVLLMVTIVGAFPSGPSGPSAALESAAAAGTSAELPVATLQAAVPGSAFGVLTAAAFVFFAFAGTSRVAELGGSLRDPLRTVRRASTIAVVIAGVIFLAVSGALLNGLGVDRLSTSPTPLASLIDTGGSPALGVLVRVGAAVATGSALLAVLSRGSQNAARMARDGELPRFLARTGSRGTPWVSDLLGGLLVVLVTVLVGPVTALAVSACAVLVHYALLHGAALRLPGRSVRTLVVGVVGGVLCLVLAVSLPTWAPASTAVLLVAGWLLSTLVARTSRASGDDELPRPGETGERAA
- a CDS encoding leucyl aminopeptidase; the protein is MRALSGSAATAEADALVVGLYAGENGADEAAKEGAPKPAPVLAPGADDVDAAFGGELAALLATVGATGKAEQVVKLPTRGAVSAPLLLAVGLGKAAEANDDVVRRAAGSAARALAGSAHVVSTLGAVDAGAAVQGAVLGGYVFDEFRSRADSSSAPAALLEVTGTDEETVRRAGLVADAVRTARDLVNTPPSALYPETFAARAVALGEDAGLTVEVLDDTELREGGYGGITGVGQGSSRGPRLVRLSWTGGASPRAKVALVGKGITFDTGGISIKPAANMDHMTSDMGGAAAVIAATVLAARLELPVAVTATVPMAENMPSDTAYRPGDVLTMYGGKTVEVLNTDAEGRLVLGDAMVRAGEDSPDYLIETSTLTGAQLVALGGRTAGIMGAAEFRDRVTAHAIATGEDGWAMPLPEYLRADLDSRVADIANVTGNRFGGMLAAGLFLREFVPAGVPWAHIDVAGPAFNTGGARGYTTKGGTGVPVRTIHAVLEDIAANG
- a CDS encoding serine/threonine-protein kinase, which codes for METFGSYRLIEQVGHGGMGEVWKAQDTRMDDRWVALKRLLPDLADQAEFRRRFQLEGNIAAKLSEVHVVPVHSVGEIDGQLYIDMRWIEGATLKARMLTAHPTPKAAVEIVADVAGALDAAHAAGLVHRDVKPANIMLTPNGHTYLIDFGLGRGVNQGDGLSLTRPGHVWGTPGYIAPERMAGVPDGPRGDVYSLACVLFELLAGSRAFPDGDVNDDERPDPSALRSDIPKALSAVVRRGMDRDPERRHGSAGEFAHAARKALKGKRRDRPTSPRAPGGGSASAGHGPGGTKIDRPRAATASPRSGTASKLFAGALVVSLTAAVVWFTTGPSGDQDAAAQLPAIQVARSPGSVAVTPDGRTLVVPDSERGTVNVADLKTRAVVDQIQVGADPRAVVLDRSGRRAYVTNAGSGTLSVIDVPGRKIAATIRVGDSPTSAILQNDGSRIFVGNEGSADVVVVDTRTNAVVDTIGIGFLWTTEVHGLALSQDGTRLLATVDTDLGSDTVAVIDVREGRVQREIEVGDEPRGVAISADGKQGYVANSDSGTVSVVDLTNSAVVTDVEIGGAPTELVRRPDGKAVYVTNPSGGVATLDTATNRAPSERLAGDTTATEMALAPDGRSAYLVGPGSPELNVVDLP